From the genome of Orcinus orca chromosome 5, mOrcOrc1.1, whole genome shotgun sequence, one region includes:
- the COMMD2 gene encoding COMM domain-containing protein 2 isoform X1, producing the protein MLLDLSEEHKEHLAFLPQVDSAVVAEFGRIAVEFLRRGSNPKIYEGAARKLSVSSDTVQHGVEGLIHLLTESSKLMISELDFQDSVFVLGFSEELNKLLLQLYLDNRKEIRTILSELAPDLPSYHSLEWRLDVQLASRSLRQQMKPSVTIKLHLNQNGDHNTQVLQTDPATLLHLVQQLEQALEEMKTNHCRRVVRNIK; encoded by the exons ATGCTGCTGGACCTGTCGGAGGAGCACAAGGAGCACCTGGCCTTCCTGCCGCAAGTGGACAGCGCGG TGGTCGCTGAGTTTGGGCGAATTGCGGTGGAGTTCCTGAGGCGTGGCTCTAACCCCAAGATCTACGAAGGCGCTGCGA gAAAACTCAGCGTGAGTAGTGACACTGTCCAACATGGTGTGGAAGGATTAATACACCTCCTCACTGAAAGTTCAAAGCTCATG ATTTCTGAACTGGATTTCCAAGACTCGGTTTTTGTTCTTGGATTCTCTGAGGAACTGAACAAATTGTTGCTGCAGCTTTATCTGGACAACAGAAAAGAGATCAGAACTATCTTGAGTGAACTGGCACCAGACCTTCCCAGTTACCACAGCCTTGAGTGGCGACTAGATGTACAG CTTGCAAGCAGAAGCCTCAGGCAACAGATGAAACCATCAGTGACTATAAAGCTGCACCTTAATCAGAACGGAGATCACAACACCCAAGTTCTGCAGACAGACCCAGCCACCCTGCTTCATTTGGTTCAGCAATTGGAACAAGCcttggaagaaatgaaaacaaaccactGTAGGAGAGTTGTGCGCAATATCAAGTAG
- the COMMD2 gene encoding COMM domain-containing protein 2 isoform X2: MLLDLSEEHKEHLAFLPQVDSAVVAEFGRIAVEFLRRGSNPKIYEGAARKLSVSSDTVQHGVEGLIHLLTESSKLMISELDFQDSVFVLGFSEELNKLLLQLYLDNRKEIRTILSELAPDLPSYHSLEWRLDVQVTSVRTPDAQITFFCSLTFYTWNDSVNILLCLPPFCEIELFLKPHK, translated from the exons ATGCTGCTGGACCTGTCGGAGGAGCACAAGGAGCACCTGGCCTTCCTGCCGCAAGTGGACAGCGCGG TGGTCGCTGAGTTTGGGCGAATTGCGGTGGAGTTCCTGAGGCGTGGCTCTAACCCCAAGATCTACGAAGGCGCTGCGA gAAAACTCAGCGTGAGTAGTGACACTGTCCAACATGGTGTGGAAGGATTAATACACCTCCTCACTGAAAGTTCAAAGCTCATG ATTTCTGAACTGGATTTCCAAGACTCGGTTTTTGTTCTTGGATTCTCTGAGGAACTGAACAAATTGTTGCTGCAGCTTTATCTGGACAACAGAAAAGAGATCAGAACTATCTTGAGTGAACTGGCACCAGACCTTCCCAGTTACCACAGCCTTGAGTGGCGACTAGATGTACAG GTAACTAGCGTCCGGACTCCTGATGCACAGATTACTTTTTTCTGCTCTTTAACTTTCTATACATGGAATGATTCAGTAAATATTCTTCTGTGTCTGCCACCTTTTTGTGAGATTGAGTTGTTTTTAAAGCCACATAAATAA